The Cataglyphis hispanica isolate Lineage 1 chromosome 5, ULB_Chis1_1.0, whole genome shotgun sequence genome has a segment encoding these proteins:
- the LOC126849513 gene encoding disintegrin and metalloproteinase domain-containing protein 12 isoform X5: MFWLHCGLFVLVIAVRGFISSLADTTSKREADYTLDDSFWKEEETPVGEVERLLREYRQNQELVRNIGGHFYQIIYPVQLRHHEKMGISTREVGMSKFPQRGYGDGGYQNSRGRMRTGRHFHRTSLLIKAFNHKFRLDLELNTQLLAPNLIQKDFLSDAEQMSKQEIEHCYYHGTVRDYPGASAAFHTCNGVSGVIHLGNETFVIHPFYGGDLSQKHPHIIFEARTKVNKGCANSGNLEWRVKNRRQKHTYGLSKTTSDRYKRDVREATKYIETAIIIDKAMFDKRNGSTRAEVVHDAIQVANIADLYFRTLNTRVSVVYIETWKGSNQAQIDNGIDIVQALSHFNDYTTRRMFQVAQDTTQLLTGETFSGGESGVAVPSTVCSQRSVGISVDLNTYEPHLLAGTMAHMIGHNIGMSHDDGRNDCNCRDWHGCIMAQSIVGLENVQPYKFSECSKTDYTEALKTGHGICLFNKPNELEIRRSCGNRVIDDGEQCDCGSIEECKEYDPCCDPITCKLTTEAECATGPCCNNCKLRARGVVCRESMNECDLPETCTGYNGQCPPDLYKKNGSPCANDGRCFNGVCPALDLQCEQVWGYGGTVADEKCFEQFNSKGSINGHCGTDDSGHFIKCDVKNVRCGSLQCQQGSKQPVIEGMKDYYSRTIISIKSQEYECKATTGKVEGSDDIPGLGLVRDGTVCGPNLICINQTCLNEFPHMDGELKCPSSLDNVECSGNGICTNALKCYCNLGWSGPDCSLPQSIPALLPTTPEPEVVHKSDSKLEKKETPYENYHGSNTVFLVGMLMSVVGGVFVVFALMALCYRSVVVHKNFSLCLRRKSTVQKYDPPYSKKPQQKSYSGVSGNHHAEAAALDTVNKILTFGRMPHYSRGETQRVLFRPPNNVAAADGPRVKEHKPQPKRHGMEEEDGGTGAEEVVSFIDLPPNNLTKLPEKGILKKHGGYGLGGGAIEHVERTLNQLNGYHEDIIEVLKNAASRRDLAGTPSGSSNLLDEDTIRKSLAECGYPDVYRKDTDGQDNGIDNGQEEDDDDVELQPPCGTIRIRTLEDLIRQLEHRATTRPYLTGQMSPSGSEEIRISEGEPDRHYRIDSSVCSESSQGRCSRGRDEDASRFVYGRYRQPTSRSPYGNHQHTHQHSHQMHPEDEGIYETADPDRGSNTRGETPDCESDAFIQAQQQVARWTSEDKGGGGGGGEVQHRPPQQPPPPPAMPLPVQQQQQQQQQHQLPVEQLPIKQRGYYPSPPQTENSPDAGNNAEVESAQSQQQTLSDVRGIDVNHLPNINKRPLDDNFSLDCNIMNNGSPKELITNNSSDNENTALLPPTHFPEYKH; the protein is encoded by the exons ATGTTCTGGCTACACTGTGGACTCTTTGTTCTCGTGATTGCCGTACGTGGATTTATTAGCAGCTTAGCCGACACCACATCCAAGCGAG AAGCCGACTACACCTTAGATGATTCCTTTTGGAAAGAAGAGGAAACTCCCGTTG GTGAGGTCGAACGACTACTACGCGAATATCGACAAAACCAGGAGCTAGTACGAAATATCGGTGGCCATTTCTATCAGATCATCTATCCGGTACAGCTACGGCATCACGAGAAAATGGGGATATCCACGAGAGAAGTCGGAATGTCGAAG TTTCCTCAAAGAGGTTACGGAGACGGAGGATATCAAAATTCTAGAGGCAGAATGAGA ACAGGGAGACATTTTCACCGGACGTCCCTTCTGATCAAGGCCTTTAATCACAAATTTCGCCtagatttagaattaaatac GCAACTTCTAGCTCCAAATCTTATACAGAAAGACTTTTTATCCGACGCGGAACAAATGAGTAAACAG GAGATAGAACATTGTTATTATCATGGCACGGTGAGAGATTATCCAGGAGCTAGCGCTGCTTTTCATACGTGTAACGGTGTCAGCGGTGTCATTCATTTAGGCAACGAGACTTTCGTCATTCATCCATTTTACGGCGGCGATTTGTCG CAGAAACATCCTCACATTATATTTGAAGCCCGAACAAAAGTTAACAAAGGCTGCGCTAATTCGGGAAATCTTGAGTGGCGTGTAAAAAATCGCCGGCAGAAGCACACTTACGGACTATCAAAGACCACTTCCGATCGATACAAAAGAGACGTCCGTGAAGCAACCAAATACATCGAAACTGCCATCATTATCGATAAGGCTATG TTTGACAAAAGAAACGGTAGTACCAGAGCTGAGGTTGTtcacgatgccatccaagtcGCTAATATCGCAGATTTG TATTTCCGTACGTTAAACACTAGAGTCTCCGTCGTATACATCGAAACTTGGAAAGGTAGCAACCAGGCGCAAATCGATAACGGTATCGACATCGTTCAAGCCTTGTcacattttaatgattatacgACGCGGAGAATGTTTCAAGTTGCTCAGGATACCACCCAATTGCTCAC GGGTGAGACATTCTCAGGTGGAGAATCAGGAGTGGCTGTACCCTCGACCGTGTGCAGCCAAAGATCCGTAGGAATTAGCGTCGATTTAAATACTTACGAGCCTCATCTTTTAGCTGGTACCATGGCTCACATGATCGGTCATAATATCGGCATGAGCCACGACGATGGAA GAAACGATTGCAATTGCCGCGACTGGCACGGATGCATCATGGCTCAATCCATCGTCGGCTTAGAAAACGTTCAGCCGTACAAGTTTTCAGAGTGTAGTAAAACTGATTATACAGAAGCCTTGAAGACCGGCCACGGTATCTGCCTTTTTAACAAACCAAACGAG TTGGAGATTAGAAGATCATGCGGAAACAGGGTAATCGATGACGGGGAACAATGTGATTGCGGATCGATCGAGGAGTGCAAGGAGTACGATCCTTGCTGCGATCCTATCACCTGCAAACTGACGACGGAAGCTGAATGCGCGACCGGTCCTTGTTGCAACAATTGCAAG ctCCGTGCCCGCGGTGTCGTCTGCCGCGAATCGATGAACGAGTGCGATTTACCGGAAACATGCACCGGTTATAACGGCCAATGTCCGCCGGATCTCTATAAGAAAAACGGCAGCCCGTGTGCAAACGACGGACGTTGTTTCAACGGGGTGTGTCCAGCTCTTGATTTGCAATGCGAACAAGTCTGGGGTTACGGTGGAACCGTCGCCGATGAGAAGTGTTTCGAGCAGTTCAATTCTAAAGGATCCATCAACGGTCACTGTGGCACCGACGATAGCGGTCATTTTATCAAGTGCGACGTGAA AAACGTTCGTTGCGGATCTCTTCAATGTCAGCAAGGAAGCAAGCAGCCAGTAATCGAAGGAATGAAGGATTATTATTCTAGAACTATAATTTCCATCAAGAGTCAGGAGTACGAATGCAA AGCTACGACTGGAAAAGTGGAAGGATCCGACGATATACCAGGATTGGGACTGGTTCGTGACGGCACAGTTTGTGGCCCTAATTTG atTTGCATAAATCAAACTTGCTTGAACGAGTTTCCGCACATGGATGGAGAGCTTAAGTGTCCTAGTAGTCTCGATAACGTAGAATGTTCGGGAAATGGC ATATGTACGAATGCTCTCAAGTGTTACTGCAATCTCGGTTGGAGCGGACCGGACTGTTCTTTACCGCAATCTATCCCGGCGCTATTGCCGACGACACCCGAACCCGAAGTAGTCCATAAATCTGATTCTAAACTGGAGAAGAAAGAGACCCCCTACG AGAACTACCACGGCTCTAACACTGTATTTTTAGTTGGTATGCTCATGTCGGTGGTAGGGGGTGTTTTCGTAGTATTTGCTCTGATGGCTCTCTGCTACAGGTCAGTCGTAGTACATAAAAACTTCTCCCTCTGTCTCAG AAGGAAGAGCACCGTCCAGAAATATGACCCGCCGTACTCGAAAAAGCCGCAGCAGAAGAGCTACAGCGGAGTTTCCGGTAATCATCATGCGGAAGCCGCGGCGTTGGACACGGTCAACAAGATCCTCACTTTCGGCAGAATGCCTCATTACAG CCGCGGCGAGACCCAGCGCGTGCTGTTTCGACCCCCGAATAACGTCGCCGCCGCCGACGGGCCAAGAGTCAA GGAGCATAAACCGCAGCCGAAGAGACACGGCATGGAGGAGGAAGATGGAGGTACGGGAGCAGAGGAGGTTGTCTCTTTCATTGATCTTCCACCGAACAATCTCACAAAGTTGCCTGAGAAGggaattttaaagaaacacGGTGGTTACG GACTAGGTGGAGGCGCAATCGAGCATGTAGAGAGGACCTTGAATCAGCTGAACGGCTATCATGAGGACATAATCGAGGTGTTGAAGAACGCGGCGAGCCGTCGCGATCTCGCGGGCACCCCGTCGGGCAGCAGCAATCTTTTGGATGAAGATACGATACGCAAATCATTGGCCGAGTGCGGTTATCCCGATGTTTACCGCAAGGACACCGATGGTCAGGACAATGGCATCGATAACGGACAGGAGGAGGACGATGACGACGTGGAATTGCAACCGCCATGCGGCACTATTCGTATACGCACTCTCGAGGATCTCATTCGTCAGCTCGAGCATCGAGCAACTACGAG ACCCTACTTAACTGGCCAGATGAGTCCGAGTGGATCCGAGGAGATTCGAATATCCGAGGGCGAACCGGATCGACACTACAGAATCGATTCTTCTGTCTGCAGCGAGTCATCTCAAGG AAGATGTAGCCGCGGCCGTGACGAGGACGCTAGTAGATTCGTCTACGGTAGATATCGTCAGCCAACGTCCCGAAGTCCTTACGGCAATCATCAGCACACCCATCAACACTCCCATCAAATGCACCCCGAGGACGAGGGTATCTATGAAACTGCCGATCCTGACAGAGGCTCAAATACTAGGGGTGAAACACCCGATTGTGAAAG tGATGCATTTATTCAAGCTCAACAACAAGTAGCCCGGTGGACTAGTGAGGAcaaaggaggaggaggaggaggaggagaggtgCAGCACCGGCCGCCGCAGCAGCCACCCCCGCCACCTGCGATGCCGTTGCCGGTgcagcaacaacagcagcagcaacagcaacacCAACTGCCGGTGGAACAACTGCCAATAAAGCAGCGCGGCTATTATCCATCCCCCCCACAAACCGAAAACAGCCCCGACGCTGGCAACAACGCCGAGGTCGAATCTGCTCAATCCCAACAGCAAACGCTAAGCGACGTTCGTGGAATCGATGTTAATCATTTGCCTAATATTAACAAACGCCCACTAGACGATAATTTTAGTCTAGATTGTAACATAATGAATAATGGTTCCCCCAAAGAATTAATTACCAACAACTCTAGTGATAACGAAAATACTGCCCTACTGCCCCCCACGCATTTTCCTGAGTACAagcattga
- the LOC126849513 gene encoding disintegrin and metalloproteinase domain-containing protein 12 isoform X17, producing the protein MFWLHCGLFVLVIAVRGFISSLADTTSKREADYTLDDSFWKEEETPVGEVERLLREYRQNQELVRNIGGHFYQIIYPVQLRHHEKMGISTREVGMSKFPQRGYGDGGYQNSRGRMRTGRHFHRTSLLIKAFNHKFRLDLELNTQLLAPNLIQKDFLSDAEQMSKQEIEHCYYHGTVRDYPGASAAFHTCNGVSGVIHLGNETFVIHPFYGGDLSQKHPHIIFEARTKVNKGCANSGNLEWRVKNRRQKHTYGLSKTTSDRYKRDVREATKYIETAIIIDKAMFDKRNGSTRAEVVHDAIQVANIADLYFRTLNTRVSVVYIETWKGSNQAQIDNGIDIVQALSHFNDYTTRRMFQVAQDTTQLLTGETFSGGESGVAVPSTVCSQRSVGISVDLNTYEPHLLAGTMAHMIGHNIGMSHDDGRNDCNCRDWHGCIMAQSIVGLENVQPYKFSECSKTDYTEALKTGHGICLFNKPNELEIRRSCGNRVIDDGEQCDCGSIEECKEYDPCCDPITCKLTTEAECATGPCCNNCKLRARGVVCRESMNECDLPETCTGYNGQCPPDLYKKNGSPCANDGRCFNGVCPALDLQCEQVWGYGGTVADEKCFEQFNSKGSINGHCGTDDSGHFIKCDVKNVRCGSLQCQQGSKQPVIEGMKDYYSRTIISIKSQEYECKATTGKVEGSDDIPGLGLVRDGTVCGPNLICINQTCLNEFPHMDGELKCPSSLDNVECSGNGICTNALKCYCNLGWSGPDCSLPQSIPALLPTTPEPEVVHKSDSKLEKKETPYENYHGSNTVFLVGMLMSVVGGVFVVFALMALCYRSVVVHKNFSLCLRRKSTVQKYDPPYSKKPQQKSYSGVSGNHHAEAAALDTVNKILTFGRMPHYSRGETQRVLFRPPNNVAAADGPRVKEHKPQPKRHGMEEEDGGTGAEEVVSFIDLPPNNLTKLPEKGILKKHGGYGLGGGAIEHVERTLNQLNGYHEDIIEVLKNAASRRDLAGTPSGSSNLLDEDTIRKSLAECGYPDVYRKDTDGQDNGIDNGQEEDDDDVELQPPCGTIRIRTLEDLIRQLEHRATTRPYLTGQMSPSGSEEIRISEGEPDRHYRIDSSVCSESSQGDAFIQAQQQVARWTSEDKGGGGGGGEVQHRPPQQPPPPPAMPLPVQQQQQQQQQHQLPVEQLPIKQRGYYPSPPQTENSPDAGNNAEVESAQSQQQTLSDVRGIDVNHLPNINKRPLDDNFSLDCNIMNNGSPKELITNNSSDNENTALLPPTHFPEYKH; encoded by the exons ATGTTCTGGCTACACTGTGGACTCTTTGTTCTCGTGATTGCCGTACGTGGATTTATTAGCAGCTTAGCCGACACCACATCCAAGCGAG AAGCCGACTACACCTTAGATGATTCCTTTTGGAAAGAAGAGGAAACTCCCGTTG GTGAGGTCGAACGACTACTACGCGAATATCGACAAAACCAGGAGCTAGTACGAAATATCGGTGGCCATTTCTATCAGATCATCTATCCGGTACAGCTACGGCATCACGAGAAAATGGGGATATCCACGAGAGAAGTCGGAATGTCGAAG TTTCCTCAAAGAGGTTACGGAGACGGAGGATATCAAAATTCTAGAGGCAGAATGAGA ACAGGGAGACATTTTCACCGGACGTCCCTTCTGATCAAGGCCTTTAATCACAAATTTCGCCtagatttagaattaaatac GCAACTTCTAGCTCCAAATCTTATACAGAAAGACTTTTTATCCGACGCGGAACAAATGAGTAAACAG GAGATAGAACATTGTTATTATCATGGCACGGTGAGAGATTATCCAGGAGCTAGCGCTGCTTTTCATACGTGTAACGGTGTCAGCGGTGTCATTCATTTAGGCAACGAGACTTTCGTCATTCATCCATTTTACGGCGGCGATTTGTCG CAGAAACATCCTCACATTATATTTGAAGCCCGAACAAAAGTTAACAAAGGCTGCGCTAATTCGGGAAATCTTGAGTGGCGTGTAAAAAATCGCCGGCAGAAGCACACTTACGGACTATCAAAGACCACTTCCGATCGATACAAAAGAGACGTCCGTGAAGCAACCAAATACATCGAAACTGCCATCATTATCGATAAGGCTATG TTTGACAAAAGAAACGGTAGTACCAGAGCTGAGGTTGTtcacgatgccatccaagtcGCTAATATCGCAGATTTG TATTTCCGTACGTTAAACACTAGAGTCTCCGTCGTATACATCGAAACTTGGAAAGGTAGCAACCAGGCGCAAATCGATAACGGTATCGACATCGTTCAAGCCTTGTcacattttaatgattatacgACGCGGAGAATGTTTCAAGTTGCTCAGGATACCACCCAATTGCTCAC GGGTGAGACATTCTCAGGTGGAGAATCAGGAGTGGCTGTACCCTCGACCGTGTGCAGCCAAAGATCCGTAGGAATTAGCGTCGATTTAAATACTTACGAGCCTCATCTTTTAGCTGGTACCATGGCTCACATGATCGGTCATAATATCGGCATGAGCCACGACGATGGAA GAAACGATTGCAATTGCCGCGACTGGCACGGATGCATCATGGCTCAATCCATCGTCGGCTTAGAAAACGTTCAGCCGTACAAGTTTTCAGAGTGTAGTAAAACTGATTATACAGAAGCCTTGAAGACCGGCCACGGTATCTGCCTTTTTAACAAACCAAACGAG TTGGAGATTAGAAGATCATGCGGAAACAGGGTAATCGATGACGGGGAACAATGTGATTGCGGATCGATCGAGGAGTGCAAGGAGTACGATCCTTGCTGCGATCCTATCACCTGCAAACTGACGACGGAAGCTGAATGCGCGACCGGTCCTTGTTGCAACAATTGCAAG ctCCGTGCCCGCGGTGTCGTCTGCCGCGAATCGATGAACGAGTGCGATTTACCGGAAACATGCACCGGTTATAACGGCCAATGTCCGCCGGATCTCTATAAGAAAAACGGCAGCCCGTGTGCAAACGACGGACGTTGTTTCAACGGGGTGTGTCCAGCTCTTGATTTGCAATGCGAACAAGTCTGGGGTTACGGTGGAACCGTCGCCGATGAGAAGTGTTTCGAGCAGTTCAATTCTAAAGGATCCATCAACGGTCACTGTGGCACCGACGATAGCGGTCATTTTATCAAGTGCGACGTGAA AAACGTTCGTTGCGGATCTCTTCAATGTCAGCAAGGAAGCAAGCAGCCAGTAATCGAAGGAATGAAGGATTATTATTCTAGAACTATAATTTCCATCAAGAGTCAGGAGTACGAATGCAA AGCTACGACTGGAAAAGTGGAAGGATCCGACGATATACCAGGATTGGGACTGGTTCGTGACGGCACAGTTTGTGGCCCTAATTTG atTTGCATAAATCAAACTTGCTTGAACGAGTTTCCGCACATGGATGGAGAGCTTAAGTGTCCTAGTAGTCTCGATAACGTAGAATGTTCGGGAAATGGC ATATGTACGAATGCTCTCAAGTGTTACTGCAATCTCGGTTGGAGCGGACCGGACTGTTCTTTACCGCAATCTATCCCGGCGCTATTGCCGACGACACCCGAACCCGAAGTAGTCCATAAATCTGATTCTAAACTGGAGAAGAAAGAGACCCCCTACG AGAACTACCACGGCTCTAACACTGTATTTTTAGTTGGTATGCTCATGTCGGTGGTAGGGGGTGTTTTCGTAGTATTTGCTCTGATGGCTCTCTGCTACAGGTCAGTCGTAGTACATAAAAACTTCTCCCTCTGTCTCAG AAGGAAGAGCACCGTCCAGAAATATGACCCGCCGTACTCGAAAAAGCCGCAGCAGAAGAGCTACAGCGGAGTTTCCGGTAATCATCATGCGGAAGCCGCGGCGTTGGACACGGTCAACAAGATCCTCACTTTCGGCAGAATGCCTCATTACAG CCGCGGCGAGACCCAGCGCGTGCTGTTTCGACCCCCGAATAACGTCGCCGCCGCCGACGGGCCAAGAGTCAA GGAGCATAAACCGCAGCCGAAGAGACACGGCATGGAGGAGGAAGATGGAGGTACGGGAGCAGAGGAGGTTGTCTCTTTCATTGATCTTCCACCGAACAATCTCACAAAGTTGCCTGAGAAGggaattttaaagaaacacGGTGGTTACG GACTAGGTGGAGGCGCAATCGAGCATGTAGAGAGGACCTTGAATCAGCTGAACGGCTATCATGAGGACATAATCGAGGTGTTGAAGAACGCGGCGAGCCGTCGCGATCTCGCGGGCACCCCGTCGGGCAGCAGCAATCTTTTGGATGAAGATACGATACGCAAATCATTGGCCGAGTGCGGTTATCCCGATGTTTACCGCAAGGACACCGATGGTCAGGACAATGGCATCGATAACGGACAGGAGGAGGACGATGACGACGTGGAATTGCAACCGCCATGCGGCACTATTCGTATACGCACTCTCGAGGATCTCATTCGTCAGCTCGAGCATCGAGCAACTACGAG ACCCTACTTAACTGGCCAGATGAGTCCGAGTGGATCCGAGGAGATTCGAATATCCGAGGGCGAACCGGATCGACACTACAGAATCGATTCTTCTGTCTGCAGCGAGTCATCTCAAGG tGATGCATTTATTCAAGCTCAACAACAAGTAGCCCGGTGGACTAGTGAGGAcaaaggaggaggaggaggaggaggagaggtgCAGCACCGGCCGCCGCAGCAGCCACCCCCGCCACCTGCGATGCCGTTGCCGGTgcagcaacaacagcagcagcaacagcaacacCAACTGCCGGTGGAACAACTGCCAATAAAGCAGCGCGGCTATTATCCATCCCCCCCACAAACCGAAAACAGCCCCGACGCTGGCAACAACGCCGAGGTCGAATCTGCTCAATCCCAACAGCAAACGCTAAGCGACGTTCGTGGAATCGATGTTAATCATTTGCCTAATATTAACAAACGCCCACTAGACGATAATTTTAGTCTAGATTGTAACATAATGAATAATGGTTCCCCCAAAGAATTAATTACCAACAACTCTAGTGATAACGAAAATACTGCCCTACTGCCCCCCACGCATTTTCCTGAGTACAagcattga